A single region of the Rhodococcus sp. W8901 genome encodes:
- a CDS encoding DUF1304 domain-containing protein, translating to MVVAGLILAALAGALHVYIFFLESMRWTAPRTRATFGTSAEEAVATKELAFNQGFYNLFLAIVTAAGIVGVLIGATAVGSALVFAGTGSMFLAALVLLLSSPDKARAAITQGTLPLLAVVLLTLGLIL from the coding sequence ATGGTCGTCGCGGGACTGATTCTCGCCGCACTCGCCGGCGCGCTGCACGTCTACATCTTCTTCCTCGAGTCCATGCGCTGGACCGCCCCGCGCACCCGCGCGACGTTCGGCACCAGCGCCGAGGAGGCCGTCGCGACCAAGGAACTCGCCTTCAATCAGGGCTTCTACAACCTGTTCCTGGCGATCGTCACGGCCGCCGGCATCGTCGGTGTGCTGATCGGCGCGACCGCGGTCGGATCGGCACTCGTGTTCGCCGGAACCGGATCCATGTTCCTCGCGGCGCTCGTGCTGCTGCTGTCGTCGCCGGACAAGGCCCGGGCGGCGATCACACAGGGCACCCTCCCCCTCCTCGCCGTCGTTCTCCTCACGCTCGGACTGATCCTCTGA
- a CDS encoding TetR/AcrR family transcriptional regulator: MPRTQEFDTDTVVGRARDLFWDRGFGETSVPDLERATGLNRSSLYNAFGSKRGLFDAAVQDYLDRVVRPRLRILTDEPTAPDAATRYYCGVVEALESLPDDYPGRGCLLLNSAAGFAAHDDAQRAVVDAYRSELAAALAHALRALDPGTPADRIVHRTRLLTSLSISALLLSRVNRDEAAALARTALDQLAEWSAARS, encoded by the coding sequence ATGCCGCGGACGCAGGAGTTCGACACCGACACGGTGGTCGGTCGGGCACGGGACCTCTTCTGGGACAGGGGGTTCGGGGAGACGTCCGTTCCGGACCTCGAGCGGGCCACGGGCTTGAATCGGTCGAGCCTGTACAACGCCTTCGGTAGCAAGCGCGGTCTGTTCGACGCCGCCGTGCAGGACTACCTGGACCGCGTCGTGCGCCCGCGACTGCGGATCCTCACCGACGAGCCCACCGCCCCGGACGCCGCGACGCGGTACTACTGCGGTGTCGTCGAGGCGCTCGAATCCCTGCCCGACGACTACCCGGGCCGCGGCTGCCTGCTCCTCAACAGCGCCGCCGGCTTCGCCGCGCACGACGACGCCCAGCGGGCGGTGGTCGACGCCTACCGATCGGAGTTGGCCGCGGCGCTGGCCCACGCGCTGCGCGCCCTCGACCCCGGCACCCCGGCCGACCGGATCGTGCATCGCACCCGACTCCTGACGTCGCTGTCGATCAGTGCGCTCCTGCTCTCCCGCGTCAATCGGGACGAGGCCGCGGCCCTCGCGCGGACCGCACTGGACCAGTTGGCGGAGTGGTCCGCGGCACGGAGCTAG
- a CDS encoding class I SAM-dependent methyltransferase: protein MNQPRGLGATAVFVAAARALESQREDRLRWPAPVTVYELDTPDMLEFKASVVSDAAPNENATRVPIPIDLRDDWPAALHDAGFRDDVPTAWVLEGLLMYLTDEDVDALMTRVGDLSAGGSALGATVTTVDFASVMDDAPIFQDSPSARGVAEAAPFERSRRRWMVSATRKRRRDGSASSVPRTTPPTGPVRSARGPRPRPD, encoded by the coding sequence ATGAATCAACCTAGAGGCCTCGGCGCGACGGCGGTGTTCGTCGCCGCGGCGAGAGCGCTGGAGAGCCAGCGCGAGGACCGGCTGCGCTGGCCGGCGCCCGTGACCGTCTACGAACTCGACACCCCGGACATGCTCGAGTTCAAGGCCTCGGTCGTGAGCGACGCCGCGCCGAACGAGAATGCGACCCGGGTGCCGATCCCGATCGACCTGCGCGACGACTGGCCCGCCGCCCTCCACGACGCCGGATTCCGCGACGACGTCCCGACCGCGTGGGTCCTCGAGGGCCTGCTGATGTATCTCACGGACGAGGACGTCGACGCACTGATGACCCGCGTCGGTGATCTCTCCGCCGGGGGCAGCGCGCTCGGGGCCACCGTCACCACCGTCGACTTCGCGTCGGTGATGGACGATGCGCCGATCTTCCAGGACAGCCCCTCAGCGCGAGGAGTGGCTGAAGCTGCTCCGTTCGAACGGTCCCGCCGACGGTGGATGGTCTCGGCCACCAGGAAGCGACGACGGGACGGTTCCGCTAGCTCCGTGCCGCGGACCACTCCGCCAACTGGTCCAGTGCGGTCCGCGCGAGGGCCGCGGCCTCGTCCCGATTGA
- a CDS encoding acetyl-coenzyme A carboxylase carboxyl transferase subunits beta/alpha, giving the protein MAPKKISARELIGQVFDADSFVSWDTVPIDVSPDPKYRAELDAAAVKSGIDESVITGTATLGGRRVAVIACEFAFLAGSIGVAASERIVTAIERATAEGLPLLASPTSGGTRMQEGTLAFVQMVKIAAAIAAHKAAHLPYLVYLRNPTTGGVFASWGSLGHVTIAEPGALVGFLGPRVYEALYGEKFPEGVQTSENLYRNGVIDGVASTTQLRDLVERALHVLVDPADPLDTSTDPVAEQDVPDVPAWQSVMISRRADRPGIRELVRHATSTRVPLSGTGQGEVDSTVLLSLARFQGQPCVLFGQDRAGQSALNTMGPAALREARRGMRMAAELRLPLVLVIDTLGAALSKEAEERGLAPEIARCISDLVTLRTPTVSVLLGQGTGGGALALLPADRVLAAQNGWLAPLPPEGASAIVHRDTSHAPQMAAAQGIRARDLLRDGVVDGVIPERPDAAIEPVEFSRRVGAAIARELVALGGMSGDDRIAARVARYRTLGLPAS; this is encoded by the coding sequence GTGGCCCCCAAGAAGATCTCGGCTCGTGAACTGATCGGCCAGGTGTTCGACGCCGACAGCTTCGTCTCGTGGGACACCGTCCCGATCGACGTCTCGCCCGATCCGAAGTATCGGGCCGAACTCGACGCCGCCGCAGTGAAGTCGGGCATCGACGAGTCCGTGATCACCGGCACCGCCACGCTCGGTGGTCGTCGGGTCGCGGTGATCGCGTGCGAGTTCGCGTTCCTCGCGGGCTCCATCGGGGTGGCGGCGTCCGAGCGGATCGTCACCGCGATCGAGCGGGCCACCGCGGAGGGGCTGCCGCTGCTCGCGTCGCCGACCTCCGGCGGTACCCGGATGCAGGAGGGCACGCTGGCCTTCGTGCAGATGGTGAAGATCGCGGCGGCCATCGCGGCACACAAGGCCGCGCACCTGCCCTACCTCGTGTATCTGCGGAACCCGACGACCGGTGGCGTGTTCGCGTCGTGGGGGTCGCTCGGGCACGTCACCATCGCCGAACCCGGCGCCCTGGTCGGGTTCCTCGGTCCCCGCGTCTACGAGGCCCTCTACGGCGAGAAGTTCCCGGAGGGGGTGCAGACGTCGGAGAACCTGTACCGCAACGGCGTGATCGACGGTGTCGCGTCGACGACGCAGTTGCGGGACCTCGTCGAGCGCGCGCTGCATGTGCTGGTGGATCCGGCCGACCCGCTCGATACGAGTACCGATCCTGTTGCAGAACAGGATGTTCCGGACGTCCCGGCGTGGCAGTCCGTCATGATCTCGCGCCGCGCCGACCGCCCCGGCATTCGCGAGCTGGTCCGTCACGCCACTTCCACCCGGGTACCGCTGAGCGGCACCGGACAGGGCGAGGTCGATTCGACGGTCCTACTGTCACTCGCCCGTTTCCAGGGTCAGCCGTGTGTGCTGTTCGGGCAGGACCGCGCCGGCCAGTCGGCCCTGAACACGATGGGCCCGGCCGCGCTGCGCGAGGCCCGCCGCGGCATGCGGATGGCGGCCGAACTGCGGTTGCCGCTGGTGCTGGTGATCGACACGCTCGGCGCGGCGCTGTCGAAGGAGGCCGAGGAGCGCGGCCTGGCACCGGAGATCGCGCGGTGCATCTCCGATCTCGTCACCCTGCGCACCCCCACCGTCTCGGTGCTGCTCGGGCAGGGCACCGGCGGCGGCGCACTCGCGCTGCTCCCGGCCGACCGCGTCCTCGCCGCCCAGAACGGCTGGCTCGCACCGCTTCCCCCGGAGGGTGCGAGCGCGATCGTCCATCGCGACACCAGCCACGCGCCGCAGATGGCGGCGGCTCAGGGCATTCGGGCGCGGGACCTGCTGCGCGACGGTGTCGTCGACGGCGTCATCCCCGAGCGCCCGGACGCCGCGATCGAACCGGTCGAGTTCTCGAGGCGTGTCGGGGCGGCGATCGCGCGTGAGCTGGTCGCGCTGGGCGGAATGTCGGGCGACGACCGGATTGCGGCCCGGGTCGCCCGCTACCGCACGCTGGGGTTGCCCGCGAGTTGA
- a CDS encoding ABC transporter permease, translating into MSGTRERGGISPARAIALVARREFLTQVSKKSFVISNAIILIAIVGGILAVSLFSGGDDDDRAKVGLVGDQSLSAALVATGDAAGNPVEVTEIADEQTARSQVESGDLDVALIPGADNGVTAITESEIDSSLRVVLDAAVATQAQSAALAAQGVDATQLAAATEGAVVTVEAIDPPDPERGQRIALSTAVVFLLYMQILVFGMYVAMGVVEEKSSRVVELLLSTLRPLQLLWGKVIGIGAVGLAQLTAYGVAGVGTGVATGALTLGGTAWGTLAGTLGWFVLGFAFFAVLYAATGSMVSRQEDVNSTAMPLTILVMAMFFSAFTAVQDPDGTLSNVLSWIPPFSAILMPLRIAAGVASPAQIAGTIALMLVVTVAMSALAARIYQRSILRMGKTVSWREALAR; encoded by the coding sequence ATGAGCGGCACTCGAGAGAGGGGAGGGATCAGCCCGGCCCGCGCGATCGCGCTGGTCGCCCGCCGTGAATTCCTGACGCAGGTGTCGAAGAAGAGCTTCGTCATCAGCAACGCGATCATCCTCATCGCCATCGTCGGCGGCATCCTCGCTGTGTCGCTCTTCTCGGGAGGCGACGACGACGACCGCGCGAAGGTCGGACTCGTGGGCGACCAGTCGCTGAGCGCGGCCCTGGTCGCGACCGGGGACGCGGCCGGTAACCCGGTCGAGGTGACCGAGATCGCCGACGAGCAGACTGCCCGCAGCCAGGTGGAGAGCGGCGACCTCGACGTCGCACTGATTCCCGGCGCCGACAACGGCGTCACCGCGATCACCGAGTCCGAGATCGACTCGTCGCTGCGGGTCGTGCTCGACGCCGCCGTCGCGACGCAGGCCCAGTCGGCAGCGCTGGCCGCCCAGGGCGTGGACGCCACACAGCTCGCCGCGGCCACCGAGGGCGCCGTCGTCACCGTGGAAGCGATCGATCCGCCGGACCCCGAGCGCGGACAGCGCATCGCGCTCTCGACCGCCGTCGTCTTCCTGCTCTACATGCAGATCCTGGTGTTCGGCATGTACGTCGCAATGGGCGTGGTCGAGGAGAAGTCGTCCCGCGTCGTCGAGTTGCTGCTGTCCACGCTGCGTCCGCTGCAGCTGTTGTGGGGCAAGGTGATCGGCATCGGCGCAGTCGGGCTCGCGCAGCTGACGGCGTACGGCGTCGCGGGTGTCGGCACGGGCGTCGCGACCGGAGCACTGACGCTGGGCGGCACCGCGTGGGGCACACTGGCCGGCACGCTCGGCTGGTTCGTGCTCGGGTTCGCGTTCTTCGCGGTGCTCTACGCCGCGACCGGATCGATGGTCTCGCGTCAGGAGGACGTCAATTCCACGGCGATGCCGCTGACCATCCTCGTGATGGCGATGTTCTTCTCCGCGTTCACCGCCGTGCAGGATCCGGACGGCACGCTGTCGAACGTGCTCAGCTGGATTCCGCCGTTCTCCGCGATCCTGATGCCGCTGCGCATCGCCGCGGGCGTCGCGTCTCCCGCGCAGATCGCCGGCACGATCGCGCTGATGCTCGTCGTCACCGTGGCGATGTCGGCCCTCGCCGCCCGCATCTATCAGCGGTCGATCCTGCGGATGGGCAAGACGGTCTCGTGGCGTGAGGCTCTCGCCCGGTAA
- a CDS encoding ABC transporter ATP-binding protein — MTGQTLTFDGISKRYGDLVALESLSFEVRPGEIFGFVGSNGAGKTTTMRIALGVLAADSGEVRLGGKPVDLEVRRSIGYMPEERGLYPKMKVGRQLAYFAELHGLSRADAADSVRRWTERLGIAERVNDTVDSLSLGNQQRVQLAAALVHDPAVLILDEPFSGLDPVAVDVMSNVLIEKAKTGVPVIFSSHQLDLVQRLCDRVGIVAKGRMSTIGTVDELRGRGDVRLEVHAPAAPPGWADHLFGVTTVSHTEGRTLLSLGAGADDQAVLDAALKTGPVHEFTVRKPSLTDLFREVVSA, encoded by the coding sequence ATGACCGGACAGACCCTCACCTTCGACGGGATCTCGAAACGCTACGGCGACCTCGTAGCCCTCGAGAGCCTCAGCTTCGAGGTCCGCCCAGGCGAGATCTTCGGGTTCGTCGGCAGCAACGGCGCCGGCAAGACCACCACGATGCGGATCGCGCTCGGAGTCCTCGCGGCCGACAGCGGCGAGGTCCGCCTCGGCGGCAAGCCCGTCGATCTCGAGGTGCGGCGCTCGATCGGCTACATGCCCGAGGAACGTGGCCTCTACCCGAAGATGAAGGTGGGCCGCCAGCTCGCGTACTTCGCGGAGCTGCACGGGCTGTCCCGCGCCGACGCCGCCGATTCGGTGCGCCGGTGGACCGAGCGCCTCGGCATCGCCGAGCGCGTGAACGACACCGTCGACTCGCTGAGCCTGGGCAACCAGCAGCGCGTGCAGCTCGCGGCCGCGCTCGTCCACGATCCTGCGGTGCTGATCCTCGACGAGCCGTTCTCCGGGCTGGACCCGGTCGCCGTCGACGTCATGAGCAACGTCCTGATCGAGAAGGCGAAAACCGGTGTCCCGGTGATCTTCTCGAGCCACCAGCTGGACCTCGTGCAGCGCCTGTGCGACCGGGTCGGGATCGTCGCCAAGGGTCGGATGAGCACGATCGGAACCGTCGACGAACTGCGCGGCCGGGGCGATGTCCGACTCGAGGTCCACGCCCCCGCGGCGCCGCCCGGATGGGCCGACCATCTCTTCGGCGTCACCACCGTGAGCCATACCGAGGGGCGGACCCTGCTCTCCCTCGGCGCGGGCGCCGACGACCAGGCCGTCCTCGACGCCGCTCTGAAGACCGGACCGGTGCACGAGTTCACCGTCCGCAAGCCGTCCCTGACCGACCTGTTCCGAGAGGTGGTGTCCGCATGA
- a CDS encoding helix-turn-helix transcriptional regulator, whose product MSPVRRGANLPIHNRIAVLRAERKISRARLAELIEVNPQTVGALERGDHYPSLDLALRICAVFELPVEAVFSRTEFGPLSAELYRNDRAREGESHA is encoded by the coding sequence ATGAGTCCGGTGCGACGTGGGGCCAACCTCCCCATCCACAACCGCATCGCCGTGCTGCGCGCCGAGCGCAAGATCAGTCGGGCTCGACTCGCCGAACTGATCGAGGTGAACCCTCAGACCGTCGGCGCGCTCGAGCGGGGCGACCACTACCCCAGCCTCGACCTGGCGTTGCGAATCTGCGCGGTGTTCGAGCTTCCGGTGGAGGCCGTGTTCTCGCGAACGGAGTTCGGACCCCTCAGCGCCGAGCTGTACCGAAACGATCGAGCCCGAGAAGGAGAGAGCCATGCCTGA
- a CDS encoding copper chaperone PCu(A)C has protein sequence MKAFTRARTLAIGVAVAAGLVLTGCSSDSDDSKSSGTDTAAIALQDSWVKAADTGMTALFGTIVNNSDNAVNLTKVTTTASPRVELHEMAPDGTGAMKMREKDGGVTVAAHSTYELKPGADHIMLFDLPAPVQAGTDVPFTFEFADGATAQFTAQVRDFTGAREEYSGGDHGAAPAETQGMNHGG, from the coding sequence ATGAAGGCATTCACCCGCGCCCGCACCCTCGCGATCGGCGTGGCGGTCGCCGCCGGCCTCGTTCTCACCGGCTGCAGCAGCGACTCGGACGACTCGAAGTCGAGCGGTACCGACACCGCGGCGATCGCGTTGCAGGACTCGTGGGTCAAGGCGGCCGACACGGGCATGACCGCACTGTTCGGCACCATCGTCAACAACTCCGACAACGCGGTCAACCTCACCAAGGTCACCACGACGGCATCGCCGCGCGTCGAACTGCACGAGATGGCGCCCGACGGCACCGGCGCGATGAAGATGCGCGAGAAGGACGGCGGCGTGACGGTGGCGGCACACAGCACGTACGAGCTCAAGCCGGGAGCCGACCACATCATGCTGTTCGACCTGCCCGCACCGGTCCAGGCCGGCACCGACGTCCCGTTCACGTTCGAGTTCGCCGACGGTGCCACCGCCCAGTTCACGGCGCAGGTCCGTGACTTCACCGGCGCCCGCGAGGAGTACAGCGGTGGCGACCACGGTGCGGCGCCCGCGGAAACCCAGGGGATGAACCACGGTGGCTGA
- a CDS encoding Dyp-type peroxidase encodes MADISRRRLLGAGAVAVGGVGLGLGAGAVVARPARAEAVSPVVPFHGEHQAGIETTPQAHTTFVGLDLRPGTDRAALVRMMRVWTDDAARLTAGRGALADTEPGLATAPARLTVTVGFGPGAFLAAGLEDRRPSWCKPLPPYEIDRLEERWNDGDILLQVGSDDPVTVAHTLRVLLKAARNTATVRWVQRGFRRARGSEPDGTTMRNLMGQVDGTVNPQAGSDDFAQVVWNDGAEQPWLAGGTSVVIRRIHLDLDGWDELDGPGRDVVMGRRMSDGSPLTGESEHDTPDFEATGPGGLTIISEFSHIARARPVDPRERFHRRAYNYDEAPDGVGVSDSGLIFVAYQADVDAQYLPVQQRLAELDMFNQWSTPIGSAVFAILPGCREGEYLGQVLLG; translated from the coding sequence GTGGCTGATATCAGCCGCCGTCGGCTGCTCGGGGCCGGTGCCGTCGCTGTCGGCGGCGTCGGCCTCGGCCTCGGGGCGGGCGCCGTTGTCGCCCGCCCCGCCAGGGCCGAAGCCGTCTCGCCGGTGGTCCCGTTCCACGGGGAACACCAGGCGGGCATCGAGACGACGCCGCAGGCGCACACCACGTTCGTCGGACTCGACCTGCGTCCCGGCACCGACCGGGCCGCGCTGGTCAGGATGATGCGGGTGTGGACCGACGACGCGGCCCGGCTCACCGCGGGGCGCGGCGCACTCGCCGACACCGAGCCCGGCCTCGCGACGGCACCGGCCCGGCTCACCGTCACCGTCGGATTCGGCCCGGGCGCGTTCCTGGCCGCGGGACTCGAGGATCGGCGGCCGTCGTGGTGCAAGCCGTTGCCGCCGTACGAGATCGACCGACTCGAGGAGCGGTGGAACGACGGCGACATCCTGCTGCAGGTGGGCTCGGACGATCCGGTCACCGTCGCCCACACGCTGCGGGTGCTGCTCAAGGCTGCCCGCAACACCGCGACCGTGCGCTGGGTGCAGCGCGGGTTCCGCCGCGCCCGCGGCAGCGAACCGGACGGCACCACGATGCGGAATCTGATGGGGCAGGTGGACGGCACCGTCAACCCGCAGGCCGGCAGCGACGACTTCGCGCAGGTGGTGTGGAACGACGGTGCGGAGCAGCCGTGGCTGGCCGGCGGGACGTCGGTGGTGATCCGGCGCATCCACCTCGACCTCGACGGGTGGGACGAACTCGACGGTCCCGGCCGTGACGTGGTGATGGGCCGACGGATGTCCGACGGCTCGCCGCTCACCGGTGAATCCGAGCACGACACACCCGATTTCGAGGCCACCGGACCTGGCGGGCTCACGATCATCTCCGAGTTCTCGCACATCGCTCGGGCCCGTCCCGTCGACCCGCGGGAGCGGTTCCACCGCCGGGCGTACAACTACGACGAGGCGCCGGATGGTGTCGGAGTCTCCGACTCGGGGCTGATCTTCGTGGCCTACCAGGCCGACGTCGACGCCCAGTACCTGCCGGTGCAACAGCGCCTCGCCGAGTTGGACATGTTCAACCAGTGGTCGACGCCGATCGGGTCCGCGGTGTTCGCGATCCTTCCGGGATGCCGTGAGGGCGAGTACCTGGGGCAGGTTCTGCTGGGCTGA
- a CDS encoding ABC-F family ATP-binding cassette domain-containing protein, translating to MTATLRISGLSASRGERTLFTDLDLTVAPGDVIGLVGANGAGKSTLLTTLAGVGSADVEGTVTLSPPDATVGYLAQEPDRIAGETVLEFLGRRTGVTAAESTMNAAAESLADGGEDLYSPALDRWLALGGADLAERAEKVLSDLGLDVTGDAHMTDLSGGQAARAGLASLLLSRYDVLLLDEPTNDLDLPGLEQLEQFVAETRTALVVVSHDREFLARTVTGIVELDLAQQQIAVYDGGYEAYLVEREVARRHAREAFDEYAGNLSALEDRAQMQRNWLEHGVRNARRKAKGGDSDKMGRKARAESTEKQAAKARQTQRRIERLDVVEEPRKEWELRMEIAAAPRSGAVVATMSGAVVRRDGFTFGPVTAQVDWGDRILITGPNGSGKSTLLSVLLGKLAPDEGTATLGSGVAVGEIDQARGLFEGDEVLSDAFGAQVPDWPEAEVRTLLAKFGLKGHHVRRPASSLSPGERTRAALALLQARGVNLLVLDEPTNHLDLPAIEQLEQAMESFTGTLLLVTHDRRMLESTRSTRRWRMDGGRLSES from the coding sequence GTGACTGCAACACTGCGCATCTCCGGCCTGTCCGCATCTCGGGGCGAGCGCACCCTCTTCACCGACCTCGATCTCACCGTCGCGCCCGGCGACGTGATCGGACTCGTCGGCGCAAACGGAGCCGGCAAGTCGACGCTGTTGACCACACTCGCCGGGGTCGGGAGCGCCGACGTCGAGGGAACCGTCACGCTCAGCCCGCCGGACGCCACGGTCGGATACCTCGCACAGGAACCGGATCGGATCGCCGGTGAGACGGTGCTCGAATTCCTGGGGCGCCGGACGGGCGTCACCGCCGCCGAGTCCACGATGAACGCCGCCGCCGAGTCGCTCGCGGACGGCGGTGAGGACCTCTACTCCCCCGCCCTCGACCGCTGGCTCGCCCTCGGCGGTGCCGACCTCGCCGAGCGCGCCGAGAAGGTGCTCTCCGACCTCGGCCTCGACGTCACCGGCGACGCCCACATGACGGACCTGTCGGGCGGCCAGGCCGCCCGCGCCGGGCTGGCGTCGCTGCTGCTGTCCCGCTACGACGTGCTGCTGCTCGACGAGCCCACCAACGACCTGGACCTGCCCGGCCTCGAGCAGCTGGAACAGTTCGTCGCCGAAACCCGGACCGCGCTGGTGGTGGTGAGCCACGATCGAGAGTTCCTGGCGCGCACCGTGACCGGCATCGTCGAACTGGATCTCGCGCAGCAGCAGATCGCGGTGTACGACGGCGGCTACGAGGCCTATCTGGTGGAACGGGAGGTGGCTCGCCGTCACGCCCGCGAGGCGTTCGACGAGTACGCCGGCAACCTCTCCGCGCTCGAGGATCGCGCGCAGATGCAGCGCAACTGGCTCGAGCACGGTGTCCGCAACGCCCGCCGCAAGGCCAAGGGCGGCGACTCCGACAAGATGGGACGCAAGGCCCGCGCGGAATCCACCGAGAAGCAGGCCGCCAAGGCCCGTCAGACCCAGCGCCGGATCGAACGACTCGACGTGGTGGAGGAGCCCCGCAAGGAGTGGGAACTACGGATGGAGATCGCCGCCGCGCCGCGTAGCGGTGCGGTGGTGGCAACGATGAGTGGCGCCGTGGTCCGACGCGACGGCTTCACGTTCGGCCCGGTCACTGCGCAGGTCGACTGGGGTGACCGCATCCTCATCACCGGCCCCAACGGATCCGGCAAGTCGACGCTGCTGAGCGTCCTCCTCGGCAAGCTCGCCCCGGACGAGGGCACGGCAACCCTGGGATCGGGTGTCGCGGTCGGCGAGATCGACCAGGCACGTGGACTTTTCGAGGGCGACGAGGTGCTGTCCGACGCGTTCGGTGCGCAGGTCCCGGACTGGCCCGAGGCCGAGGTCCGCACCCTGCTCGCCAAGTTCGGCCTCAAGGGGCACCACGTGCGGCGGCCCGCGTCGTCGCTGTCGCCGGGCGAACGTACCCGTGCGGCCCTCGCGCTGCTACAGGCTCGGGGCGTGAACCTCCTGGTCCTCGACGAACCCACCAATCACCTCGACCTGCCGGCGATCGAACAGCTCGAGCAGGCGATGGAATCCTTCACCGGCACACTGCTGTTGGTCACCCACGACCGGCGGATGCTGGAGTCGACGCGCAGCACCCGACGGTGGCGGATGGACGGCGGCCGACTCAGCGAGAGCTGA
- a CDS encoding TetR/AcrR family transcriptional regulator: MSERTQRVGRPRDPGKDHAVLVAARRLLADVGYQQTTIAAIVRRAQVSAPAIYRRWPTREALIEEAVHGPGRYDLPADTGDLRADLATWARAFLVRAASPAARAGVPGLLSDMQADADRSRLLARQAPVRDAFVARLDRAAQTGEVPGPVDASILFEILTGATSIRGLTQGYADAEAFVESLTDALYTLACRGVAAASETKASHS; the protein is encoded by the coding sequence ATGAGTGAGCGTACGCAGCGGGTGGGTCGACCGCGGGACCCCGGCAAGGATCACGCGGTGCTGGTCGCTGCCCGTCGTCTGCTCGCGGACGTCGGCTACCAGCAGACGACCATTGCCGCGATCGTGCGCCGGGCGCAGGTCAGTGCGCCCGCGATCTATCGGCGCTGGCCCACCCGGGAGGCGCTGATCGAGGAGGCCGTGCACGGCCCCGGCCGGTACGACCTGCCCGCGGACACCGGGGATCTGCGTGCGGACCTGGCGACCTGGGCGCGGGCGTTCCTGGTGCGTGCGGCCAGTCCTGCCGCGCGGGCCGGAGTCCCGGGGTTGCTGTCCGACATGCAGGCGGACGCGGACCGCAGCCGTCTGCTCGCCCGGCAGGCACCGGTCCGCGATGCGTTCGTCGCGCGACTCGACCGGGCCGCCCAGACCGGTGAAGTCCCCGGACCGGTCGATGCGTCGATCCTCTTCGAGATCCTCACCGGCGCGACGTCGATCCGCGGCCTCACCCAGGGCTACGCGGACGCCGAGGCGTTCGTGGAGTCCCTCACCGACGCCCTGTACACACTCGCGTGCCGCGGGGTCGCGGCCGCGTCCGAGACGAAAGCGAGTCACTCGTGA
- a CDS encoding TIGR03617 family F420-dependent LLM class oxidoreductase, with amino-acid sequence MKIDVQLDGRPEHAAQRARELVDLGVDGLFTFEGAHDVFVPLVAAASVVEADLMTNVAIALPRSPMHLANTAYDLQLLSRGRFRLGLGSQVRPHIEKRYGSQWSRPAARMRETVLAIKAIFDAWEGNSRLRFEGEFTTHTLMPPTFDPGPNPYGPPPVCLGALGPIMTRTAAEVADGLLVMPFNSVRHFRERTLPAVEEGLARGGRTRADLAIYPQIIVGVGRTPDELAAASLGVRGLLAFYGSTPAYRPVLEVEGWADLQPELNVLSKRGEFAAMRDLIDDKMLATLAVHGTPEECAAEIVARFGDHSDRVCCYFPGYDVDDRHIADLVAAVKALTS; translated from the coding sequence GTGAAGATCGACGTGCAACTGGACGGGCGGCCCGAACATGCCGCCCAGCGAGCGCGGGAACTGGTCGACCTCGGGGTCGACGGTCTGTTCACGTTCGAGGGCGCGCACGACGTCTTCGTGCCGCTGGTCGCCGCCGCGTCGGTGGTGGAGGCCGACCTGATGACGAACGTCGCGATCGCGTTGCCGCGCAGTCCGATGCACCTGGCGAACACCGCCTACGATCTGCAGCTGCTGAGCCGAGGACGGTTCCGGCTCGGTCTCGGCTCCCAGGTTCGCCCCCACATCGAGAAGCGGTACGGCTCGCAGTGGTCTCGCCCCGCCGCTCGGATGCGCGAGACGGTACTCGCGATCAAGGCGATCTTCGATGCGTGGGAAGGGAATTCGCGCCTGCGCTTCGAGGGCGAGTTCACGACGCACACGTTGATGCCGCCCACCTTCGATCCCGGGCCCAACCCGTACGGCCCACCGCCGGTCTGTCTCGGTGCCCTGGGCCCGATCATGACCCGCACCGCCGCAGAGGTGGCCGACGGCCTGCTCGTGATGCCGTTCAACAGCGTCCGGCACTTTCGGGAACGGACCCTGCCCGCTGTCGAGGAGGGGCTCGCCCGCGGCGGCCGCACCCGCGCGGACCTCGCGATCTATCCGCAGATCATCGTGGGCGTCGGGCGCACCCCGGACGAACTCGCCGCGGCCTCGCTCGGGGTGCGCGGACTCCTGGCGTTCTACGGTTCCACGCCTGCGTACCGGCCGGTGCTCGAGGTGGAGGGCTGGGCGGACCTGCAGCCCGAGCTGAACGTGCTGTCCAAGCGGGGAGAGTTCGCCGCGATGCGCGACCTGATCGACGACAAGATGCTCGCGACCCTCGCGGTGCACGGTACCCCGGAGGAATGCGCGGCCGAGATCGTCGCGCGCTTCGGTGACCACAGCGACCGGGTGTGCTGCTACTTCCCCGGGTACGACGTCGACGACCGGCACATCGCCGACCTCGTCGCGGCGGTCAAGGCGCTGACGTCGTGA